One region of Thunnus albacares chromosome 8, fThuAlb1.1, whole genome shotgun sequence genomic DNA includes:
- the ethe1 gene encoding persulfide dioxygenase ETHE1, mitochondrial isoform X2, producing MKKRLVGLKSAISKFSGASADIYLLDGDKITFGKHFLTARETPGHTDGCMTLVSGDQSMAFTGDALLIRGCGRTDFQQGCPKKLYHSVHQKIFTLPDQCLVYPAHDYLGQTVSTVGEERQFNRRLTKSLEEFVDIMNNLNLKKPAKIDIAVPANLVCGIHEV from the exons ATGAAGAAAAGATTGGTTGGGTTGAAAAGTGCCATCTCCAAATTCAGTGGCGCCTCTGCAGATATATACCTGTTAGACGGAGACAAGATCACATTTGGAAAACAt TTTCTGACAGCGAGAGAGACACCGGGACACACTGATGGTTGTATGACGCTGGTGTCAGGGGATCAGAGCATGGCTTTCACTGGGGATGCTTTGCTCATCAGAGGCTGTGGCAGGACAGACTTCCAGCAGG GCTGCCCTAAAAAGCTCTACCATTCAGTCCATCAGAAGATTTTTACCCTGCCTGACCAGTGCCTCGTCTACCCAGCACATGACTACTTAG GTCAGACGGTGTCTACGGTCGGTGAGGAGCGCCAGTTTAACAGGCGCTTGACCAAGAGCCTGGAGGAGTTTGTGGACATCATGAACAATCTTAATCTCAAAAAGCCTGCTAAGATAG ATATTGCAGTGCCTGCTAATCTAGTTTGTGGAATACATGAAGTTTGA